The Variovorax sp. S12S4 genome includes the window CTTCACCGCGTTGCGTCAACACGGCCAGCACCTTCTGCCGGAGGGTTGTCTGTTCTTCTTCCGCCATTTCTATCGCCTCTCTATTGGTAACGCTGAGCATTGTGCGACAACACCAGGCGGCTCCTCTGACGAGGTATGGCGAACCAAGAATGCGGGCCGGGGATAGAGGTGTCAGAGAACAAAGGTCCGCTTGTCGCCGCACCCTGTCATTCAGACGCAGCCGGAGGCGGCCCCAATCAGCCGCTCGCAACCGATCTATATGCGGCGTCCGGAGTCGCTTTAGGTCTGCACATAGCTGTACATCAAGGCATCGTGGGCGATACCCTCAACCCATCGGTACTTTCTCAAGTGACCTTCAAACTCAAACCCTGAACGCTCGAGTACACGCAGGGAAGGTTGGTTACCGCTCAGCACTGTTGCTTGAATTCGAGTGAGCCCCTGCGTCATCGCCCATCCGACGACTGAACGGCACGCAGCCGTGGCAAGTCCCCGGCCCCATTCGTCTGGGTGGAGGTCGTACGCCACCTCGGCGCTTCGATGGGTCATGGAGATCGAGTGAAAACCAACTGATCCAACTATCGTGTCGTCGGCTGTGCGCGCAATCGCGAATCTGACTTGGGGCCCTCTTCTATGCAGGTTTGTTGAATTAACGAACTCGCAAAGTTCCTCTGTGCCCTGAGGGCGCCAGCTGATCCCCGGCGCACCGCGTCTGTTCGCAAGTAGCTTAGCCAGCGAGGGAGATCTGTATCCCGGATGGGGCGTAGATGGGCGATCCCATCTTCAAGTGGAAAATTTAAATCCGGTGCCATGCGATTCGGGGGCATTCCTAGCATCAATGCTCAAGGTCGAATTCTGGCCGCGGACTGTCATCGTGAAGTGAGAGCAATTTCCAATGCCGCTCGCCATTCCTGCGTGATACCAGTGTCTGCCGGGAGGCCATCTGCTAGCAATGACATCGAGCCCACGAGGGCGCCAAGTTCCTCGACTCCAGAGCGATATTGCGCATCAAGAAACGCAAGCATCGCTACGTACGCTTGATGCTCTGAGATTTGCAGCACTGGTTCCCCCTTTCGACGTAGGTCTGCTTCTGGCCGACTGTAGCCTGTCGCAGCCTTGGAGCTTTGGGCCCGAAGTCATCCTACGACTGCTCTGAAGCGGACGCGCGCCACCTATGCCGGAAAGCGCGGCAGTTTCGCGCGCTCAACCGCATCGCGGAAAGCGGAATCCCAAGCGCTCCATTGATGCTCGAAGACTTCACCAAAGATCTGTATGCCAGAAGGCTCGAAAGAGGCCTCGAGGCCTGCGCCCTCGTTCGGGTCACCGAAGTAGTTCATTGAGCCTACTTGCCTCCCCGGCAATTCGAGAAGTATTCGGTCAAGTATCGCCAGCTCGGCGGAGGTCAATCGACCAGTGTAGATCGTATATGTGCCACCAATCTTCAGGAGCGGTCGCGCCGCTACATCGTGTTCGTTCGACTCCTGAAACCAGCCATCTAGACCTTCGATGTGGCTGTCCCACGGCTCCTCCTCAACTCGACTAGCGGCGTCTTGAGCGGCAGCTTTGGGGAGCTTTTTCTTGAAAATTCCCATCATTGCTGATCCTTAAATTCGCGGCAATTCGAACTTCCGCTCTTGGCCGTATTCAGCTTTCCACTGTGTGCGGGCCTCACCCTCTACGCAGCGAGTAGGCGCTGGAAGACAGGCAGCAGTTCCCGATAGCGCTCAAGGTAGTCGTCGTTGTCTCCATGTCGCGAGGCTCGGGCGGCGAGGAAGAGCTCATTGCGAACATCAACCAACGAAGACCGCCGGCGCTCACGGGCCGCGGCAAACGCCGCTTCGCTCGACCCGAAGTGCTCATACCCGTTGAACGTCATTGCGAACGCGAACACCGCCTGTCGGTCCGTCGGGTCTGGGAGCGCCGAAAGCGCCAAAGGAGCGGTTGGGTTCATGTTCTCTAGCGTGCGATGCCAATGGCTGCTTCTGGGCGAATTCTGCCTTGCGGCTGGGTGACTGCTTCTGGCCGAAGGCGGAAGTCTAGCGCTGAGCGACGATAGTCCGCTTCCGCTGCACAGCTGCCGTTCAGCTGGACGGTGTGAGCGGCAGCAACGGGTCGGGACGCCAGTTCCCTCCGAGGGGGAACAACCACCGAGATGGCCCCTGCCCGCTGGCATGAAGGATGCGCTGTCCCGATGGCTTGCCAAGTCCGGCCTATCGAATCAAGTCCTGCGACCGTTCATGCGCTCCGTGATCCACGATTGCACGGCGCTCTCTGGCCATGCTGCGGTGCGCTGTCCGGCTTTCACCGACTGCGGAAAGAAGCCCCTGCGCATTTGTTCGTAGATGGCTGATCTGCGCAGGCCGGTGAGGTGCTCGACTTCAGGCAATCTCAGAAGCCTGTCGGGGGCGCACTTGATCGTTTGCGCCAGCGGCATCGTTGAATCGGAGCAAAGAAGCGTGAGTGCGTCCTGCAGCAGACGAACCGCCAGCATGGCTCGTTGAGCGGTCGGCTCGGCGGCGGTGCACGCACTCAATTCATGGTTGGTTTGGCTTCGCATGGGCATTGCCTTTCGGTTCTTCCGCAGTGCGTTCAGCGCCGTTGCGGGACGTCCATAGATTGCCGGGCATGTCTGCTGAGGCCAACTCGCTGTAGCAATGCGAGGCGTACCGGAGCGGGCAAGTGGAAGTTGAGGAGGGCGTTCAGCGCATGGCAAACGTTCACGGTCGCTGGCCACAGCGGACGTATTGGCTGGTGCCCTTCAACGATCTCCTTTCTTCCTTTGCAGCAGAAACGCCTTGCGCTCGGCTCGCGCTGCGGCCGCTTGCTTCAGTTCGGCATAGGACTTCGCCTCGATAAGTGCTCCGGTGGGATTCTTCACGTTCGGGTTCAAGACGACGCCGTAGTAGGTTGGCGGGGATCTGTGCCCACTATCTCGAAAGATCTGCACCTGCATGCCGCTGTGCATGTACTCTTCGACCACCTGATCATGGTCCGAGGGTTCCGAGTGCGGAATCTGTGCCTTCACACGACGCGCTCCGTCTTCCGCGGCGATAGGGTAGATGTTCAGCTCCAGAACCCGGGCATTCAACCCCACCTGAATGGCCGATCTTGAAGTCGGGAGTCAGGCGGCCGGTAAGCCACATGAGTTCGACGTTGCGTTGGGCTTCGCGCTCCAGTCGGCGACTCGACTGGATGCGATTGAGGTAACCATAGATGTAGAGCTTGAGCAGAACAGACGGGTGATACCTAGGGCGGCCAGTTATTGCAGGGTCGGCGCCTTCGAAGCCGAGAACACTTAGATTCAGTTCGTTGACGAACGCATCGACGATGCGCACCGGGTTGTCTTCGCCGACGTAGTCGTCAAGGCATTCCGGCAACAACGTGACCTGATGTCGGTCTGCGCCTTCGATGAATCGCTTCATGGGCCACCTCGCTGGAAACGGGTGGTCTCATTTTATTTTTGGACCGGCGTTTGAGAAAGGGTTTTCACACGGCCTCGGCCCATAGCCGTCGTCCGATCTTCTCGAAAGCGGTCGCTCGATGCGCGAAGTGGTTGAGCCGGTCGGAGCCACACGGCGCGCTTTTGCCTAAATGCGCGATTGGGATCCGTGCCACTGCAATCGTCCAATCAGGCTGTGGCACCCAGGAAAAGCGCGAATGAAGCCAGATCTACTGCCATCAAACGAGAATCCGCCGAAGAGCTTCTTGGGCACGCAAACCCGATCCTGCCGCCTCACTTTCGCAGCACCGCTGCGCTATTTCGCGCTTAGGCGCTCTGCAATTTTCACGTGCCCAGGGTCCCGCACTAGGCGCAGAGCCGACCGTTGCCGATCGCAGCCGCTTCATGCCTTGAAGAGCGGTTGCTTGCCCGGCTTACACGAGCCCGTCTGCGCAGATCGCATGAGTGGGTATGTGTCATTGCAAGGCATCTATCCAGGCGGTAACTGCCGCATTGAACGCATCCTTTCGGTCAAGCATGATCCAATGGCCTGAGCCTTGCCACAATTCAGTTGTTGATTTCGGCGCCTTGAACCAAGGAGCCACCGTGTCCACACGCGCCTGGGATCGGTGCATGGAGTAGACGGGCATCGTCAGACTGCGGCACAACGCTTCGCTCTTCGGCCCCATGGCAACCTGGTCGGGTCCCAGAAATAGCGGGCCTATGGACTGGCGAAGCACATGAGCCGGCATGCCTTGGATGCGTCGCGTGTGCCAGCGGATTACCGCGCGCTCAGACTCTGACGAGTAGAGCCCGCTGAAAACGGCGGGGATTACCTCCCCAGGGACCCCGGCCTTGATGTCCGAATTTAGCTTCTCGTACGTTGGTTGCGCCCCTGCTGGTACGCCCAAGGTCCCATCGACCGACACGATCGCCTTGACCAGGTCTGGTCGGCTGGCGCCGAGAATCGCGGCGACTTGACCTCCCATTGAGTGACCCACAAGCACGAACTTCTGACCCGCATACTTGTTTTCGATCAGCGCTTCAACATCTGAGGCCAACTCTTGCGGCGTGTATCCCGTTTCAGGCGCGGCTGACCGCCCGTGACCTCGAAAATCGACACAAACAACTCGGTACTTCGACTCGAATACAGGGAGCTGCCAACTCCAGTCATGCGAGTCGCAAGCCCAGCCGTGCAGGAACATGACGTTTTGCCCGGAGCCCACATCGGTATAAAAAAGCTTGGACGACGGAAGCTGTGCTGCACTGCTTGTTCCGCTTGCCGCGAGCGTAGATACAGAGAGAACTCCCGCTGTTCTCATCCAAGCGCGCCGAGAGAGTTGAGCATTGGTGGTCATTGGTACGCTCCTAAAAAGCCGAGCTCGCACGACATGCGCGGGTCATTCTTTCTTCAATTCGATCTGCTGGACCAGCGCCCCGAAGCGCGCGAGATCGCCCCGAGCGCGGGTTGTCGCATCGCTCGGTGAATCGCCTAGAGGCATCCAGCCTGCTTCGATCATCTTCCTGCGCATTTCTGGCTGGGACATGCCCTTGACAATCACTGCGTTGAGTTTGTCGATGATGGCCTGGGAAGTGCCTCTGGGAGCGGCAAGGCCGAACCATCCAGAGGTCACGAAGCCTGGTAGTCCAGCTTCGTCTGCAGTTGGCACGCGCGGCAGCGAGGCGCTGCGTTCCTGGGTCGTGACGAACAACGCGCGGACCTTGCCAGCTTGAACGTTCGCCACTTGGGCGGCTGCGTTGTCGATCATGGCATCAACATGCCCTCCCAAGAGATCGGTGCTGGCCGGCACGCCGCCCTTGTACGGAACGATGTTGGCCGTGATTCCCGCTGCCTTCATGAACATCACCTGTGTCAGATGAGCCTGAGTTCCGATGCCGGCGTTGGCGAAGCTCACCTTGCCAGGATTGGCTTTCGCGTAGGCGATGAACTCCTTCAAGTTCTGCGCAGGAAACGAACTGTTGATGACGACGGTAAACGGAATCTCGGCCAGGATAGTTATCGGGGCGAGGTCTTCGACAGGCTTGTACTTAAGGTTGTAAATGTGCGGATTGACGGCCATGGTGCCACTGGCGGACAGCACCAGCGTGTAGCCGTCGGCAGGTGCCCGCGTGACCATTTCCAAAGCGGTGGATCCCCCTGCGCCAGGTTTGGGATCAACAATCACGGGTTGACCCAGCGACTTTGAGATTACATCGGCGACCTGGCGAGCCAAAGTGTCCGAAGCGCCGCCACTGGCATACGGATAGACGATCGTGATCGGTTTCGTTGGATAGCTGGCTGCGTCATTGGCTTGCGCCCGGGGCGCGAGCGACAGCAGGCCAAGTGCGGCGATGGCCGCGGATGCGGCGTGTCGGCGAGAGATCTTCATGCTTGCACTCCAAAAGAGCGACGAACGAGGAGGGCTGACGCGTAATCCGCGAACAGCATCAGCGGGGAAAGCATTTCGGGGTCGTACCAGCCGCCAACGTGCAGCAGGTTGAGAGAGCCGATGGTGGCTCCTCCTCGGCGCACCGGCACGTTGAGGGCGCATTCGCATCCGAGCGCCTCAATCAGCGCATAGTCTGGAAACGCACGCCGGCATGCCTCGCGGTCGATGCAGATCCGAGCACGGCCTCCAAGGATTACCTCTTGGTAGAACTCGCTGGTTGGAACAAGCGGCTTGGCTCCCCCACAGGGGTAGCTCTCGGGCGCACTGGAGTAGACCCGCTGGTTCTCGTTGCGGGCCCAGTCGATGGCCAGGATGGTGAACAGCCGGTGGCCGGGATAACCTTGCAGCGCCCGGTCCAAAGCGCTTGTCGCAGTCTGCCATCCGGACGTGTCGGGAGGTGCCGCCACATGCAGATCAGCCAGCAATCGCTTGGGATCGACCATGGGAGGCTCAGGAGGAGCTTGCAGCCGACAGACCCAAGGTGCGCCGTGTCAGGTAGCTCGCAATTCGATGACGGAAGTTCTTCTTGCCAATGACCAGTGCCTCGATCCCGGTGGGGACTTGCGTGAGGCAGCGGTAGCCATCGCGCGTTACGAGAACGGTATCGGAATGGCGATAGCCTCCAACGCCGCTGGCATAGATTCCCGGCTCGACGGACACCAGCATGTTCTCGGCCAAGACGTGACTACTGCCAACGGCGATCCACGGCGGCTCATGGTTGCCCAGCCCGAAGCCGTGCCCGCATCGATGCAGCCGAGTCCGAAAATCTCCAAAGCCCTCAGCGTTCAAGAACGCATTGACCGAGGCGTCGATTTCTGCGCAAGCCACGCCGGGGCGAATCATCTTGAAAGCGACCTCTCGGGCGCGAACCATGGTCGCGAAACGCTCGCGCTCCTCCTGCGTCGGGCTGGTAGTGAAGAACGTGCGTTCACACTCGGCCGCGTACCCATTGACCCGCGTCAACACCATCGCCACATGCGGCCCCGCGCCCAGGCGATCATCGATGCGAGGGATCGAGTGGGGCTCGGCGCTCATCGGCGCCGGCCAAGCAGCAGCAATCACTTTGGTGGCAAGCGCGTCCCAGTCTGGGACTTCCCTGATGATCTTGCGCATGAGCGATTGGGTCGGCGCGTAGGTTTCTGCGACGGACCCGCCATTCCAGGCAGCGCGCATGACCTGCCGAACGCCCCAGTCTGCGTATCGGGCGGCGCGCTCGATCTGCTCGATTTCCCACTCGGACTTGACCATTCGAATGTCAGCCAAGACGTCCGATGCGTGGCCGCCGGCCTTGCTCAACACCTGGCCGACCGCAAATGGTGAGCTGTCATCGAACGCGAAGGGTCCGGACAGCAGTTTGCCGTCCAGCAGCCGCTCGGACCATCCTTCGCCACTCGGCGCCGGAAACTCGCGGTAGAAGTGGATGTTTTGCTGATCCAGGCCCCAGGCCTTGCGCATATGGTCCACCTCGAGCACCGGCACCAGCATGTGACGCGATGCATCTGCGCCGACGATCAGGAAAAACGGACGCTCCAGAGGATCGAAAGTGGCGCCGGTGAGATAAAAGATGTTCTCCGAACCGGTGACGACATAGTGCCGCAGGCCCGCTGAGCGCACTGCGTCGACCAACGCCACGTGGCGGCGCCTGAAG containing:
- a CDS encoding helix-turn-helix transcriptional regulator; the encoded protein is MRSQTNHELSACTAAEPTAQRAMLAVRLLQDALTLLCSDSTMPLAQTIKCAPDRLLRLPEVEHLTGLRRSAIYEQMRRGFFPQSVKAGQRTAAWPESAVQSWITERMNGRRT
- a CDS encoding alpha/beta fold hydrolase, producing the protein MTTNAQLSRRAWMRTAGVLSVSTLAASGTSSAAQLPSSKLFYTDVGSGQNVMFLHGWACDSHDWSWQLPVFESKYRVVCVDFRGHGRSAAPETGYTPQELASDVEALIENKYAGQKFVLVGHSMGGQVAAILGASRPDLVKAIVSVDGTLGVPAGAQPTYEKLNSDIKAGVPGEVIPAVFSGLYSSESERAVIRWHTRRIQGMPAHVLRQSIGPLFLGPDQVAMGPKSEALCRSLTMPVYSMHRSQARVDTVAPWFKAPKSTTELWQGSGHWIMLDRKDAFNAAVTAWIDALQ
- a CDS encoding GAF domain-containing protein, whose translation is MVDPKRLLADLHVAAPPDTSGWQTATSALDRALQGYPGHRLFTILAIDWARNENQRVYSSAPESYPCGGAKPLVPTSEFYQEVILGGRARICIDREACRRAFPDYALIEALGCECALNVPVRRGGATIGSLNLLHVGGWYDPEMLSPLMLFADYASALLVRRSFGVQA
- a CDS encoding M24 family metallopeptidase, translating into MDRKFDARQDADFRRRHVALVDAVRSAGLRHYVVTGSENIFYLTGATFDPLERPFFLIVGADASRHMLVPVLEVDHMRKAWGLDQQNIHFYREFPAPSGEGWSERLLDGKLLSGPFAFDDSSPFAVGQVLSKAGGHASDVLADIRMVKSEWEIEQIERAARYADWGVRQVMRAAWNGGSVAETYAPTQSLMRKIIREVPDWDALATKVIAAAWPAPMSAEPHSIPRIDDRLGAGPHVAMVLTRVNGYAAECERTFFTTSPTQEERERFATMVRAREVAFKMIRPGVACAEIDASVNAFLNAEGFGDFRTRLHRCGHGFGLGNHEPPWIAVGSSHVLAENMLVSVEPGIYASGVGGYRHSDTVLVTRDGYRCLTQVPTGIEALVIGKKNFRHRIASYLTRRTLGLSAASSS
- a CDS encoding GNAT family N-acetyltransferase, whose amino-acid sequence is MAKLLANRRGAPGISWRPQGTEELCEFVNSTNLHRRGPQVRFAIARTADDTIVGSVGFHSISMTHRSAEVAYDLHPDEWGRGLATAACRSVVGWAMTQGLTRIQATVLSGNQPSLRVLERSGFEFEGHLRKYRWVEGIAHDALMYSYVQT
- a CDS encoding Bug family tripartite tricarboxylate transporter substrate binding protein, producing MKISRRHAASAAIAALGLLSLAPRAQANDAASYPTKPITIVYPYASGGASDTLARQVADVISKSLGQPVIVDPKPGAGGSTALEMVTRAPADGYTLVLSASGTMAVNPHIYNLKYKPVEDLAPITILAEIPFTVVINSSFPAQNLKEFIAYAKANPGKVSFANAGIGTQAHLTQVMFMKAAGITANIVPYKGGVPASTDLLGGHVDAMIDNAAAQVANVQAGKVRALFVTTQERSASLPRVPTADEAGLPGFVTSGWFGLAAPRGTSQAIIDKLNAVIVKGMSQPEMRRKMIEAGWMPLGDSPSDATTRARGDLARFGALVQQIELKKE